Proteins encoded in a region of the Haloarcula sp. CBA1129 genome:
- a CDS encoding acyltransferase encodes MTKRHVSLPPLAEEGLRAFIDEVDERLSGDEDTCDVVTDVLVDLHGDREAYERWQDGADISPAERVRLQGYDPCNTTLESEYYAEKDEERFKRSKHLQWLWRQFDATPMADNVEFALRFRRMLADHLFESCGEGCRFFKGISFTYGHNIEIGDNVVVHDDVHLDDRGKLTIGDRVSISDDTHVYSHDHDAVDQTHVDNYHTIIEDDVRLTYDSMVRAGVKIGENAILAAKSIAGKDIPAHHIAAGTPAKSLTVKDGWESVAEPIDGANVDRRAERQLPTDLPDNIEQFDEFQRDLSPPDHQ; translated from the coding sequence ATGACGAAGCGTCACGTGTCGCTGCCACCGCTCGCCGAAGAGGGGCTCAGGGCGTTTATTGACGAGGTCGACGAGCGTCTCTCCGGTGACGAGGACACCTGCGATGTTGTCACTGACGTGTTGGTCGATCTCCATGGCGACCGGGAGGCTTACGAGCGCTGGCAGGACGGCGCGGATATCTCCCCGGCCGAGCGGGTCCGACTTCAGGGGTATGACCCCTGTAACACGACCCTCGAAAGCGAGTACTACGCCGAGAAAGACGAGGAGCGGTTCAAACGCTCGAAACACCTCCAGTGGCTCTGGCGGCAGTTCGACGCGACGCCGATGGCTGACAACGTTGAGTTCGCGCTGCGCTTCCGGCGCATGCTCGCCGATCACCTCTTTGAATCCTGCGGCGAGGGGTGTCGCTTCTTCAAGGGCATCTCCTTTACCTACGGCCACAACATCGAAATCGGCGACAACGTCGTCGTCCACGACGACGTGCACCTTGACGACCGCGGGAAGCTCACCATCGGTGACCGCGTCTCTATCTCCGATGACACCCACGTCTACAGCCACGACCACGACGCTGTCGACCAGACCCACGTCGACAACTACCACACAATAATCGAGGACGACGTGCGCCTGACCTACGACTCGATGGTCCGGGCCGGCGTCAAGATCGGGGAAAACGCCATCCTCGCGGCGAAGTCAATCGCTGGCAAGGATATCCCTGCCCATCACATCGCCGCCGGGACGCCGGCGAAGTCCCTGACGGTCAAGGACGGCTGGGAGTCCGTCGCGGAGCCGATTGACGGAGCGAACGTCGACCGCCGTGCTGAGCGGCAACTGCCGACCGATCTACCCGATAACATAGAGCAGTTCGACGAGTTCCAGCGCGACCTCTCGCCGCCGGACCATCAGTAG
- the radA gene encoding DNA repair and recombination protein RadA, whose amino-acid sequence MSASEDLEELPGVGPATAEKLEDNGYDSYQGIAVASPGELSNTADIGESSAADIIQAAREAADIGGFETGSTVLERREQIGKLSWGVDEVDDLLGGGVETQSITEVYGEFGAGKSQVTHQLAVNVQLPAEHGGLEGSAIFVDSEDTFRPERIEQMVKGLADEVLADTLVLHGIVEDEADADPTDEDQLDALVASVLEKIHVAKAFNSNHQILLAEKAQEIASESQDEEFPVRLLAVDSLTAHFRAEYVGRGELADRQQKLNKHLHDLMRVGDLNNTAVVVTNQVASNPDSFFGDPTQPIGGNILGHTSTFRMYLRKSKGNKRIVKLVDAPNLPDGEGVMRVEEDGLLNE is encoded by the coding sequence ATGTCCGCAAGTGAGGACCTCGAAGAGCTGCCGGGTGTCGGTCCGGCGACAGCAGAGAAACTCGAAGACAACGGCTACGACTCCTATCAGGGAATTGCGGTCGCCTCTCCCGGCGAACTGTCGAACACGGCCGACATCGGCGAGTCGTCGGCGGCAGACATCATTCAGGCGGCCCGCGAAGCAGCCGACATCGGTGGTTTCGAAACCGGGTCAACAGTGCTCGAACGCCGCGAGCAGATCGGCAAACTCTCGTGGGGCGTCGACGAGGTGGACGACCTGCTGGGCGGCGGCGTCGAGACCCAGTCCATTACCGAGGTTTATGGCGAGTTCGGGGCTGGCAAGTCTCAGGTAACCCACCAGCTCGCAGTCAACGTCCAACTCCCGGCCGAACACGGCGGGCTGGAAGGCAGCGCCATCTTCGTCGACTCCGAGGACACGTTCCGACCTGAGCGTATCGAGCAGATGGTCAAGGGCCTCGCCGACGAGGTCTTGGCCGACACGCTGGTCCTCCACGGCATCGTTGAGGACGAGGCCGACGCAGACCCAACCGACGAGGACCAGCTTGATGCCCTCGTCGCCTCCGTGCTGGAGAAAATCCACGTCGCGAAAGCGTTCAACTCCAACCACCAGATTCTCCTCGCCGAGAAGGCTCAGGAGATCGCCAGCGAGAGTCAGGACGAGGAGTTCCCTGTCCGACTGCTCGCCGTCGACTCGTTGACCGCCCACTTCCGCGCCGAGTACGTCGGCCGTGGCGAACTCGCCGACCGCCAGCAGAAGCTCAACAAGCACCTCCACGACCTGATGCGGGTCGGCGACCTCAACAACACCGCCGTCGTCGTCACGAATCAGGTCGCCTCCAACCCTGACTCCTTCTTCGGCGACCCGACCCAGCCCATCGGTGGCAACATCCTCGGCCACACCTCCACGTTCCGGATGTACCTCCGCAAGTCCAAGGGGAACAAGCGCATCGTCAAACTCGTCGACGCGCCGAATCTCCCGGACGGCGAGGGCGTCATGCGCGTCGAAGAGGACGGCCTGCTGAACGAGTAA
- a CDS encoding cupin domain-containing protein, whose product MEKVSLDAVESRMGPASVKRALAGPLGTSDIALNYYELAPGESFGFGYHRHPDQEEVFLIQSGTATFETEDGDVSVAAGEAIRFAPGEWQRGHNESEERVVALALGAPQEMGDTDMLRHCEDCGGRTHNYVEMTDDRDALVTRCEDCDAETGRFT is encoded by the coding sequence ATGGAGAAAGTCAGTCTCGACGCCGTCGAATCGCGAATGGGACCGGCGTCGGTCAAGCGGGCGCTTGCCGGGCCGCTCGGCACCAGCGATATCGCGCTGAACTACTATGAACTGGCACCGGGCGAGTCCTTCGGCTTCGGGTACCATCGCCATCCGGATCAGGAAGAGGTGTTTCTCATTCAGTCGGGCACAGCGACGTTCGAGACGGAGGACGGCGACGTGTCCGTTGCGGCCGGCGAGGCCATCCGTTTCGCTCCCGGCGAGTGGCAACGCGGCCACAACGAGAGCGAGGAACGCGTGGTCGCGCTCGCGCTCGGCGCACCACAGGAGATGGGTGATACCGATATGCTTCGGCACTGTGAGGACTGTGGCGGTCGTACACACAACTACGTCGAGATGACCGATGACCGGGACGCGCTGGTGACGCGCTGTGAAGACTGTGACGCTGAGACCGGCCGGTTCACCTGA
- a CDS encoding PHP domain-containing protein — translation MVVADLHVHTTRSDGTLSFDELPAAASRAGVEVVAVTDHDRLQPAFDGPVTERDGVTLLHGIELRVETDTQRLDLLGYGVDPIDELRAECARIQRNRRERGARIIDCVEDRLGVSLPVEPRDGLGRPHIARAIAEVSDHTFQSAFDELIGDDCPCYVPREVPSFERGCAVLSDACGLVGLAHPFRYPDTAAALSKCASLDAVERWYPYGRAVDDSLVDEAIERYDLVPTGGSDAHGETVGGTGLDAAAWDRVQTILSV, via the coding sequence ATGGTCGTCGCTGACTTGCACGTACACACGACCCGCTCCGATGGGACGCTCTCATTCGACGAGCTCCCGGCCGCCGCGAGCCGAGCGGGCGTCGAGGTCGTCGCCGTCACGGACCACGACCGACTCCAGCCCGCATTCGACGGCCCCGTCACCGAGCGGGACGGTGTGACGCTTCTCCACGGCATCGAACTCCGTGTCGAAACTGACACCCAGCGACTGGACCTGCTTGGCTACGGTGTCGACCCGATCGACGAACTCCGGGCTGAGTGTGCGCGTATCCAGCGGAACCGCCGCGAGCGCGGCGCACGAATCATCGATTGTGTCGAGGACCGTTTGGGCGTCTCGCTGCCCGTCGAACCGCGTGACGGGCTGGGACGGCCACACATCGCCCGCGCTATCGCCGAGGTGTCCGACCACACCTTCCAGTCCGCGTTCGACGAACTCATCGGCGACGACTGTCCCTGTTACGTCCCCCGAGAGGTCCCGTCCTTCGAGCGCGGCTGTGCGGTCCTCTCGGACGCGTGCGGGCTGGTCGGCCTCGCCCACCCGTTCAGGTACCCCGATACGGCGGCCGCGCTGTCCAAGTGTGCGTCGCTCGACGCTGTCGAACGGTGGTACCCCTACGGCCGGGCGGTCGACGACAGCCTCGTCGACGAGGCTATCGAGCGATACGATCTCGTCCCGACGGGCGGCAGTGACGCCCACGGGGAGACGGTGGGTGGCACGGGTCTGGATGCGGCCGCTTGGGACCGCGTCCAGACAATCCTCAGCGTCTGA
- the htpX gene encoding zinc metalloprotease HtpX, whose protein sequence is MEWQTDWGLRGRMALTMFLLFALYIVFLGALTLYFSNLALIVVVMGLFLGAQFFFSDKLALYSMGARTVEPEEYPELHRTVDRLAQQADLPKPKVAVADSRVPNAFATGRSKSSSAVCVTTGIMNTLDQDELEGVIAHELAHIKNRDVMVMTIASFLSTIAFLIVRWGWLFSGGRERGGQQVPVIVAILISLVVWVISFLLIRTLSRYREYAADRGGAMITGKPAALANALMKIDGQMDKVPKEDMRDQAEMNAFFIIPIDVGWIGRLASTHPSTEKRIDRLQDLERELEGR, encoded by the coding sequence ATGGAATGGCAAACAGACTGGGGGCTCCGCGGCCGAATGGCCCTGACGATGTTCCTGCTGTTCGCGCTGTACATCGTCTTTCTCGGAGCACTCACGCTGTATTTCAGCAACCTCGCGCTTATCGTGGTCGTCATGGGACTGTTCCTCGGCGCGCAGTTCTTCTTCAGTGACAAGCTCGCCCTGTACTCGATGGGGGCTCGGACGGTCGAACCGGAGGAGTATCCGGAACTCCACCGGACCGTCGACCGCTTGGCCCAGCAGGCCGACCTCCCGAAGCCGAAAGTCGCTGTCGCCGACTCTCGGGTACCCAACGCCTTCGCCACCGGTCGGTCCAAGAGTAGCTCGGCCGTCTGCGTGACGACGGGCATCATGAACACACTGGATCAGGATGAACTGGAGGGCGTCATCGCCCACGAACTGGCTCACATCAAGAACCGCGACGTGATGGTGATGACCATCGCGTCGTTCCTCTCGACGATTGCCTTCCTCATTGTCCGGTGGGGCTGGCTGTTCAGCGGCGGCCGCGAACGCGGCGGACAACAGGTCCCCGTCATCGTCGCCATTCTCATTTCACTGGTCGTCTGGGTTATTTCGTTCCTGCTGATTCGGACGCTCAGCCGCTACCGCGAGTACGCTGCCGACCGCGGCGGGGCGATGATTACCGGGAAGCCTGCCGCCCTCGCGAACGCGCTGATGAAAATCGACGGGCAGATGGACAAAGTTCCGAAAGAGGATATGCGCGATCAGGCGGAGATGAACGCCTTCTTCATCATCCCCATTGACGTCGGCTGGATCGGCCGCCTCGCAAGCACTCACCCCTCGACCGAGAAGCGGATCGACCGCCTGCAGGACCTCGAACGCGAACTCGAAGGTCGCTAG
- a CDS encoding CPBP family intramembrane glutamic endopeptidase — translation MVRSDFIMEIRRYIVNPTERRLRAPWRVTIWVFLAGFGLVLLSGVVAVVSSLMRMTPAVAVTRQIALFAVGTTAAVVIGYLLDRRTLPDYGLGFDRQWWRDAAFGLVLGVGLPTLVLLVELAAGFVEASVAFATVDSGPLPLTAFGPLVAVLLLGAFFLVQATAEEVLVRGYLLTNAAEGLAGWVGKRRAVIAATALTGALFGVLHWTNPSASLLSVTNITLYGLLLGACYVLTGRLGVASGFHVAWNYTLALLGFPVSGLRMGVALLSTDATGPALVTGGEFGPEGGLIALPLLGVGGAALYWWVRREYGVVEILDGVATPDLRIRTRSDTANQDG, via the coding sequence ATGGTCAGGTCGGACTTCATTATGGAGATACGGCGCTACATCGTCAATCCCACAGAGCGCCGACTACGAGCGCCGTGGCGGGTCACGATCTGGGTGTTTCTTGCCGGGTTCGGCCTCGTCCTTCTCTCAGGGGTAGTCGCAGTGGTGTCGTCTCTGATGCGCATGACGCCAGCGGTCGCAGTCACGCGCCAGATTGCGCTCTTTGCTGTCGGAACCACCGCTGCTGTCGTGATCGGCTATCTGCTCGACCGACGGACGCTGCCTGACTACGGGTTGGGGTTCGACCGGCAGTGGTGGCGTGACGCGGCGTTCGGTCTCGTGCTCGGGGTGGGGCTTCCCACGCTCGTCTTGCTTGTCGAACTGGCCGCCGGGTTCGTGGAAGCCAGCGTCGCCTTCGCTACCGTCGACAGCGGGCCGCTCCCACTGACCGCGTTCGGACCGCTGGTCGCCGTCCTCCTTTTGGGGGCGTTCTTCCTCGTACAGGCGACTGCCGAGGAAGTGCTTGTCCGCGGGTATCTGCTGACGAACGCGGCCGAGGGGCTCGCCGGGTGGGTCGGGAAGCGCCGCGCGGTCATCGCCGCGACGGCGCTGACAGGCGCGTTGTTCGGTGTCCTCCACTGGACGAACCCCAGCGCGTCACTACTCAGCGTGACTAACATCACCCTCTACGGCCTCCTGCTCGGTGCGTGTTACGTTCTGACCGGACGGCTCGGCGTCGCCAGCGGGTTCCATGTGGCGTGGAACTACACGCTGGCACTGCTTGGCTTTCCCGTGAGCGGCCTCCGGATGGGCGTCGCCCTGCTCTCGACTGACGCGACCGGCCCGGCGCTGGTGACCGGCGGCGAGTTCGGCCCTGAAGGCGGTCTCATTGCCCTTCCGCTGCTCGGCGTCGGTGGGGCCGCGCTGTACTGGTGGGTCCGTCGCGAGTACGGCGTGGTCGAAATCCTCGACGGCGTCGCGACCCCCGACCTCCGGATTCGGACGCGGTCCGACACCGCAAACCAAGACGGCTAA
- a CDS encoding Gfo/Idh/MocA family protein → MRFGVISTAGIARKDVIPGIQKSGHTVTAISSRNRDRASEVAEDLGIDSAFGDYETMFAEADIDAVYNPLPNALHAEWSQRAADHGLNVLCEKPLTVDAAGAVDLFDYCAEQGVTLMEAFMYQFHPRTRRAKEIVENELGEVHTVDASFKFPLSDPDDIRLDPELAGGSLMDVGCYAVSAARGFLGEPDRAFAHARDSRDSGVDTNLSGVLSYDDGRVASVSCGFDGPRREYYRVETDDGWLEAPNCFGPDHDQSVSLTYSVDGREVTETFDPVDHYQLQVEAFADAVESGETPPIDRAETLGNMRTMDALARSADTGEPVSVASPE, encoded by the coding sequence ATGCGCTTTGGCGTTATTTCAACAGCGGGAATCGCACGCAAAGACGTGATTCCGGGCATCCAGAAGTCGGGTCATACGGTCACGGCAATCAGTTCCCGAAACCGGGACCGCGCCAGCGAGGTGGCCGAAGACCTCGGTATCGACAGCGCCTTCGGCGACTACGAAACGATGTTCGCCGAGGCGGACATCGACGCCGTCTACAATCCGCTCCCGAACGCACTCCACGCCGAGTGGAGCCAGCGGGCGGCAGACCACGGCCTCAACGTACTCTGTGAGAAGCCACTGACCGTCGACGCTGCCGGGGCAGTAGACCTCTTCGACTACTGTGCCGAACAGGGTGTTACGCTAATGGAAGCGTTCATGTATCAGTTCCACCCGCGAACCCGGCGAGCCAAGGAAATCGTCGAGAACGAGCTGGGCGAGGTGCACACTGTCGACGCGTCGTTCAAGTTCCCGCTCTCGGACCCCGACGACATCCGACTGGACCCCGAGTTGGCCGGTGGGAGTCTGATGGACGTGGGCTGTTACGCTGTCAGCGCGGCCCGGGGCTTCCTCGGCGAACCGGACCGGGCGTTTGCCCATGCCCGGGACTCCCGGGACAGCGGCGTCGATACGAACCTCAGCGGCGTCCTCTCGTACGACGACGGGCGGGTCGCCTCGGTTTCCTGCGGGTTCGACGGGCCGAGACGAGAGTACTACCGGGTCGAGACCGACGACGGCTGGCTCGAAGCGCCGAACTGCTTCGGCCCGGACCACGATCAATCAGTCTCACTGACGTACAGCGTTGACGGCCGGGAGGTAACCGAGACGTTCGATCCCGTCGACCACTACCAGTTACAGGTCGAGGCGTTCGCAGACGCCGTCGAGAGCGGGGAAACGCCGCCTATCGACCGCGCCGAAACGCTGGGGAATATGCGCACCATGGACGCGCTGGCCAGAAGTGCAGACACCGGTGAACCGGTCTCCGTCGCCAGTCCCGAGTGA
- a CDS encoding DUF6757 family protein gives MQCHYCDREADIAVENDGVKVGVCKTHFREQMAELEDADWLEDLDEELDIDRRE, from the coding sequence ATGCAGTGTCACTACTGCGACCGTGAAGCTGACATCGCCGTCGAGAACGACGGTGTCAAGGTCGGTGTCTGCAAGACACATTTCCGTGAACAGATGGCGGAACTGGAAGACGCCGACTGGCTCGAAGACCTCGACGAAGAACTCGATATCGACCGACGCGAGTGA
- a CDS encoding type 1 glutamine amidotransferase — MRPRIALLNAAHDGEDNRRNFRRELDADLVEYDVTERELPDTFAFDGCLVTGSRASVYWEEPWIRDLESWVSDGIDRDIAFLGVCFGHQLLAHALGGTVEPMDEYEIGYRTVEHDGENELLDGVDESFTVFTTHSDRVAEVPPGATTFAENDYGVHGFRKENVFSVQFHPEYDPATAETVTKGKDDQLADERIAAVLDGVTEKNYRAACEAKQLFDNFTEFAARRTRDATGSAAADD, encoded by the coding sequence ATGAGGCCACGAATCGCCCTGCTGAACGCGGCCCACGACGGCGAGGACAACCGCCGGAACTTCCGGCGGGAACTCGACGCCGACCTCGTGGAGTACGACGTGACCGAGCGCGAACTGCCCGACACCTTCGCGTTCGACGGCTGTCTGGTCACTGGCAGCCGCGCGTCCGTCTACTGGGAGGAACCATGGATCCGCGATCTCGAATCATGGGTCAGTGACGGGATCGACCGCGACATCGCGTTCTTGGGCGTCTGTTTCGGCCACCAGTTGCTCGCACACGCGCTCGGTGGCACCGTCGAGCCGATGGACGAGTACGAGATCGGCTACCGGACCGTCGAACACGACGGTGAGAACGAACTGCTCGATGGCGTTGATGAGTCCTTTACCGTCTTCACGACGCATTCGGACCGCGTCGCCGAAGTGCCGCCGGGCGCGACCACGTTCGCCGAGAACGACTACGGCGTCCACGGCTTCCGGAAAGAGAACGTCTTCTCGGTGCAGTTCCACCCCGAGTACGACCCTGCGACGGCCGAGACGGTGACGAAAGGCAAGGACGACCAGCTCGCCGACGAGCGCATTGCGGCGGTGCTGGACGGCGTCACCGAGAAGAACTACCGCGCCGCCTGTGAGGCGAAGCAGTTGTTCGACAACTTCACCGAGTTCGCTGCGCGTCGGACGCGTGATGCAACCGGCTCCGCCGCGGCCGACGACTGA
- a CDS encoding ATPase domain-containing protein has product MRLSSGVPGFDELIEGGLLPNRLYVVSGPPGSGKTTFCSQFITQGVKEGETCLYVTMHETKTELMQDMAGYDFGFDRAMQSDAIQFLNLVTESGKRTITQFGSEGGLTNRLVAYIRQNDIQRVVIDSTMLLQHFMNDVEDEITGFLAALKQTDATTLLISEMTDPSSYSDEHYLAHGVVFFHNFLENGSMTRGVQVIKMRGTAIDCDIREITFSDTGLQVHADRKVET; this is encoded by the coding sequence ATGCGTCTCTCTAGCGGGGTCCCCGGTTTCGATGAACTCATTGAGGGGGGGTTACTCCCGAACCGCCTTTATGTGGTCAGCGGCCCGCCGGGCAGCGGGAAGACCACGTTCTGCTCACAGTTCATCACACAGGGCGTCAAAGAGGGCGAGACGTGCCTGTACGTGACGATGCACGAGACCAAGACGGAGTTGATGCAGGATATGGCCGGCTACGACTTCGGCTTCGACCGCGCGATGCAGTCCGACGCCATCCAGTTCCTGAACCTTGTCACCGAGAGCGGGAAGCGAACCATCACGCAGTTCGGCAGTGAGGGTGGCCTGACGAACCGACTCGTCGCCTACATCAGACAGAACGACATCCAGCGGGTCGTCATCGACTCGACGATGCTGTTGCAACACTTCATGAACGATGTCGAAGACGAGATTACGGGCTTTCTCGCCGCGCTGAAACAGACGGATGCGACGACGCTGCTCATTTCCGAGATGACCGACCCGTCCTCCTACAGTGACGAACACTACCTCGCCCACGGCGTCGTCTTCTTCCACAACTTCCTCGAAAACGGGAGCATGACCCGCGGCGTGCAGGTCATCAAGATGCGGGGGACCGCCATCGACTGTGACATCCGCGAAATCACCTTTTCTGACACCGGGCTGCAGGTCCACGCTGATCGAAAAGTAGAGACATGA
- a CDS encoding aldo/keto reductase, translated as MEYATLGNSGVEVSEVGFGAWVVGTDWWGDRTREDAVDMVQHALDQDVTFFDTGDVYGHGDSEEIIGEALAEHRDEVTVSTKIGYDFYNNPQAGHGELPKKVTPEWVHTAFDRSLDRLGMDHVELLMLHNANVDEVDEDVLEALDELREEGKVDAIGWALGPSIGWLAEGDAAVANEFDALQTVFNLFEQTPGQHFIDTIREQNADTSVLARVPHSSGLLNEQVTPETELGKGDHRSHRPSEWYETGWEKVEEIRFLERDGARTMGQAAIQWLLYNDEVASVTPTFRTNADIDEWAGAPDTPPLSDDEYDRVQELYQDNFGIDRDDGMDALRSSVGGADLEETGMKSAGD; from the coding sequence ATGGAATACGCGACACTCGGAAACTCCGGCGTCGAGGTCTCGGAAGTCGGGTTCGGTGCTTGGGTCGTCGGCACGGACTGGTGGGGCGACCGCACCCGCGAGGATGCCGTCGACATGGTCCAGCACGCGCTCGATCAGGACGTGACGTTCTTCGACACCGGCGACGTGTACGGCCACGGCGACAGCGAGGAGATAATCGGCGAGGCGCTGGCGGAACACCGCGACGAGGTGACGGTCTCGACGAAGATCGGCTACGACTTCTACAACAACCCACAGGCCGGCCACGGCGAGCTCCCGAAGAAGGTCACACCCGAGTGGGTCCACACCGCGTTCGACCGCTCGCTCGACCGCCTCGGCATGGACCACGTCGAACTCCTGATGCTCCACAACGCCAACGTCGACGAGGTCGACGAGGACGTGCTGGAGGCGCTTGACGAACTCCGCGAGGAAGGGAAAGTCGACGCAATCGGCTGGGCGCTCGGCCCGTCTATCGGCTGGCTCGCCGAGGGCGACGCCGCTGTTGCCAACGAGTTCGACGCGCTCCAGACCGTGTTCAATCTCTTCGAGCAGACCCCCGGCCAGCACTTCATCGACACCATCCGGGAGCAAAACGCCGACACGTCGGTTCTGGCTCGGGTCCCACACTCCTCGGGCCTGCTGAACGAGCAGGTGACCCCCGAGACGGAGCTCGGGAAGGGCGACCACCGCTCCCACCGGCCCAGCGAGTGGTACGAGACCGGCTGGGAGAAAGTCGAGGAAATCCGCTTCTTAGAACGTGACGGGGCACGGACGATGGGGCAGGCCGCCATCCAGTGGCTGCTGTACAACGACGAAGTGGCGTCGGTCACGCCGACGTTCCGGACGAACGCCGACATCGACGAGTGGGCCGGCGCGCCCGACACGCCGCCGCTCAGCGACGATGAATACGACCGGGTGCAGGAGCTGTATCAGGACAACTTCGGCATCGACCGCGACGACGGGATGGACGCCCTGCGCTCGTCGGTCGGCGGCGCGGACCTCGAAGAGACCGGGATGAAATCGGCGGGCGACTGA
- a CDS encoding aldo/keto reductase, which translates to MVGVGTWDIDGDTLQKSVQTGIDAGYAHVDTAEGYKNEGEIGEALADYDREDVFLTSKVLPKHLDYESVIEACEASLDRLGTGYLDLYLVHWPNPATSIRETMNAMATLHDQGKIRNVGVSNFSAYQLGTAQHVADVPIAVNQIEYHPWNTQDQVVEFCRDTDTVVEAAAPLGRTEVFADDVIQDLAEKYDKSPAQIILKWAVENDVVVLPKSSSPEHVRQNVELFDWELDAADRERIDAIEHEQAVYDTGINDWDNDTYGISQ; encoded by the coding sequence ATGGTCGGCGTCGGGACGTGGGACATCGACGGCGACACCCTCCAGAAGTCCGTTCAGACGGGGATCGACGCGGGCTACGCCCACGTCGACACCGCCGAGGGCTACAAGAACGAGGGCGAAATCGGCGAGGCACTGGCCGACTACGACCGCGAAGACGTGTTTCTCACGTCGAAGGTCCTGCCCAAGCACCTCGACTACGAGTCCGTCATCGAAGCCTGCGAGGCGTCGCTCGACCGCCTCGGGACCGGCTATCTCGACCTGTATCTCGTCCACTGGCCCAACCCCGCGACCTCCATCCGCGAGACGATGAACGCGATGGCCACGCTCCACGATCAGGGGAAGATCCGCAACGTCGGCGTCTCGAATTTTAGCGCGTACCAGCTCGGGACCGCCCAGCACGTCGCCGACGTGCCCATCGCCGTCAATCAGATCGAGTACCACCCTTGGAACACACAGGATCAAGTCGTCGAGTTCTGCCGTGATACCGACACCGTTGTCGAGGCAGCCGCGCCGCTGGGCCGGACAGAAGTGTTCGCCGACGATGTCATTCAAGATCTGGCCGAAAAATACGACAAGTCGCCTGCCCAGATCATCCTGAAATGGGCGGTCGAGAACGACGTGGTGGTGCTACCGAAGTCATCCTCGCCCGAACACGTCCGGCAGAACGTCGAGTTGTTCGACTGGGAGCTCGACGCCGCCGACCGCGAGCGCATCGACGCCATCGAACACGAGCAGGCGGTCTACGACACCGGCATCAACGACTGGGACAACGACACCTACGGCATCTCACAGTAG